A single region of the Pseudomonas granadensis genome encodes:
- a CDS encoding 5-(carboxyamino)imidazole ribonucleotide synthase, with amino-acid sequence MKIGVIGGGQLGRMLALAGTPLGMNFAFLDPAPDACAAALGEHLRADYGDQDHLRQLADEVDLVTFEFESVPAETVAFLSQFVPVYPSAEALRIARDRWFEKSMFKDLGIPTPAFADIQSQADLDAAVAAIGLPAVLKTRTLGYDGKGQKVLRTPQDVVGTFAELGSVACLLEGFVPFTGEVSLIAVRARDGETKFYPLVHNTHDSGILKLSVASTDHPLQALAEDYSSRVLKQLDYVGVMAFEFFEVDGGLKANEIAPRVHNSGHWTTEGAECSQFENHLRAVAGLPLGSTAKVGESAMLNFIGVVPPVEKVIAIEDCHLHHYGKAFKAGRKVGHANLRCADMATLQAQIVKVQALIAE; translated from the coding sequence ATGAAGATCGGTGTAATCGGTGGCGGCCAGTTGGGTCGCATGTTGGCCCTGGCGGGTACTCCGCTGGGGATGAACTTCGCTTTTCTCGACCCTGCGCCGGACGCCTGTGCGGCCGCGTTGGGCGAACACCTGCGGGCCGATTACGGCGATCAGGATCATCTGCGCCAACTGGCCGATGAAGTCGATCTGGTGACCTTCGAATTCGAAAGCGTTCCGGCCGAAACCGTGGCGTTCCTCTCGCAATTCGTGCCGGTCTACCCGAGTGCCGAAGCCCTGCGCATCGCTCGCGACCGCTGGTTCGAAAAGAGCATGTTCAAGGATCTGGGGATTCCGACCCCGGCCTTCGCCGACATCCAGTCGCAAGCCGATCTGGACGCCGCGGTTGCTGCGATCGGTCTGCCGGCCGTGCTGAAAACCCGTACCCTGGGTTATGACGGCAAGGGCCAGAAAGTCCTGCGCACGCCGCAAGACGTGGTCGGTACGTTCGCCGAGCTGGGCAGCGTTGCCTGCCTGCTCGAAGGCTTCGTGCCGTTCACCGGTGAAGTCTCGCTGATCGCCGTGCGTGCTCGCGACGGCGAGACGAAGTTTTACCCGTTGGTGCACAACACCCACGACAGCGGCATTCTCAAATTGTCGGTGGCCAGCACCGATCACCCGTTGCAGGCACTGGCGGAAGACTATTCCAGCCGCGTGCTCAAGCAGCTCGACTATGTCGGCGTGATGGCGTTCGAGTTCTTTGAGGTCGACGGTGGCCTCAAGGCCAACGAAATCGCCCCGCGCGTGCACAACTCCGGGCACTGGACCACCGAAGGCGCCGAGTGCAGCCAGTTCGAAAACCACCTGCGCGCCGTTGCCGGCCTGCCGCTGGGTTCGACCGCCAAGGTCGGCGAGAGCGCCATGCTGAATTTCATCGGCGTGGTTCCGCCAGTGGAGAAAGTCATCGCCATCGAAGACTGCCACCTGCATCACTACGGCAAAGCCTTCAAGGCCGGACGCAAGGTCGGTCACGCCAACCTGCGTTGCGCCGACATGGCTACGCTGCAGGCGCAGATCGTCAAGGTTCAAGCGCTGATTGCCGAGTAA
- a CDS encoding histone deacetylase family protein, with protein sequence MLTIYSDDHHLHHGRCELIDGQLKPCFEMPSRADHVLQRVKSQNLGAVEAPQDFGLEPIARIHDRDYLEFFKGAWARWTEFDTDGDLLPYTWPARTLRAIKPTSLHGQLGYYSFDGGAPITAGTWQAAYSAAQVALTAQAEIQRGARSAFALCRPPGHHAASDLMGGYCYLNNAAIAAQAFLDQGHSKVAILDVDYHHGNGTQSIFYQRSDVLFTSIHGHPEAEFPFFLGYDDERGEGAGEGFNFNYPLPAGSGWDAWSAALEQACKEIEGYGADVIVVSLGVDTFKDDPISQFKLDSPDYLAMGKRIAALGKPTLFVMEGGYAVEEIGINAVNVLEGFEQ encoded by the coding sequence ATGCTGACGATCTACTCGGACGATCACCACCTGCACCATGGCCGCTGCGAGCTTATCGACGGTCAGCTAAAACCCTGCTTCGAGATGCCTTCACGCGCCGACCATGTTTTGCAGCGAGTGAAAAGCCAGAACCTCGGCGCGGTCGAAGCGCCGCAGGATTTCGGTCTGGAGCCGATCGCACGCATTCATGACCGCGACTATCTGGAGTTCTTCAAAGGTGCCTGGGCGCGCTGGACCGAATTCGATACCGACGGCGACTTGCTGCCGTACACCTGGCCGGCGCGCACCCTGCGCGCGATCAAACCGACCAGCCTGCATGGTCAGCTCGGTTATTACAGCTTCGACGGCGGCGCGCCGATCACCGCCGGGACCTGGCAAGCAGCCTACAGCGCAGCGCAGGTGGCGTTGACTGCACAGGCCGAAATCCAGCGCGGCGCACGTAGCGCCTTCGCCCTGTGCCGTCCACCGGGACACCACGCCGCCAGTGACCTGATGGGCGGTTATTGCTACCTCAACAACGCCGCCATCGCCGCGCAGGCTTTCCTCGATCAGGGCCACTCGAAGGTTGCGATCCTTGACGTCGATTACCACCACGGCAACGGTACCCAATCGATTTTCTATCAGCGCAGCGACGTGCTGTTCACCTCGATCCACGGCCACCCGGAAGCGGAATTTCCGTTCTTCCTCGGCTATGACGACGAACGTGGCGAAGGCGCTGGTGAAGGCTTCAATTTCAACTATCCGTTGCCGGCCGGTTCCGGTTGGGATGCGTGGAGTGCCGCGCTGGAGCAGGCCTGCAAGGAAATCGAAGGTTACGGCGCCGACGTCATCGTCGTGTCGCTTGGCGTCGACACCTTCAAGGACGACCCGATCTCGCAATTCAAGCTCGACAGCCCCGACTACCTGGCCATGGGCAAACGCATCGCCGCGCTTGGCAAACCGACTCTGTTCGTCATGGAAGGTGGCTATGCCGTGGAGGAAATCGGCATCAATGCGGTGAACGTGCTGGAAGGTTTCGAGCAATAG
- a CDS encoding GlsB/YeaQ/YmgE family stress response membrane protein — translation MGIIGTIFIGLIVGLLARFLKPGNDSMGWIMTILLGIGGSLAATYGGQALGIYQAGEGAGFIGALVGAIVLLVIYGLIKKN, via the coding sequence ATGGGAATTATCGGAACCATCTTTATCGGCTTGATCGTCGGCCTGCTCGCGCGGTTCCTGAAACCGGGCAATGACAGCATGGGCTGGATCATGACCATCCTGCTCGGTATCGGCGGTTCGCTGGCGGCCACTTATGGCGGCCAGGCTCTGGGCATTTATCAGGCGGGCGAGGGTGCCGGTTTCATCGGTGCGCTGGTTGGTGCGATCGTGCTGCTGGTGATCTACGGCCTGATCAAAAAGAACTGA
- a CDS encoding AraC family transcriptional regulator, whose translation MLHSHLTTLNAVSLILNTFKAEGLSSEALLAGSGITAADLQRADTRITTNQEMQVCANAVALKRDIGLELGRRMHVSCYGILGYALLTCATFGDALRLAIRYPALLGTLFELSLEDDGERIWFAAADYRESPAMAVFNAEFCLVSLKVICDDLLGHPLPLLATRFEHAAPDYRDSYAEHFDAPLHFGAGDNAFAFERQWLDQPLPLADSITHQAMAERCRKQNLEFTGRQAWLGRIRQLLSAQLNAAPGLDGLAQQMKCSPRTLRRHLKDMGSSYQELLDELRFERAKQMLCEDQLPIYRIAETLGFSETASFRHAFVRWSGVAPSQFRPH comes from the coding sequence ATGCTCCACTCCCACCTCACCACCCTCAACGCGGTCTCGCTGATCCTCAACACCTTCAAGGCCGAAGGCTTGTCGAGCGAGGCGTTGCTGGCCGGCAGCGGCATCACCGCGGCGGATTTGCAACGGGCCGACACGCGCATCACCACCAATCAGGAGATGCAGGTCTGCGCCAACGCGGTCGCGCTCAAGCGTGACATTGGCCTGGAACTGGGCCGGCGCATGCATGTTTCCTGCTACGGCATCCTCGGTTACGCCTTGCTCACATGTGCCACCTTCGGTGACGCATTGCGCCTGGCGATTCGTTATCCGGCGCTGCTGGGAACACTGTTCGAGTTGAGCCTTGAAGATGACGGCGAGCGCATCTGGTTCGCCGCCGCCGATTACCGTGAAAGCCCGGCCATGGCAGTGTTCAATGCCGAATTCTGCCTGGTCTCGCTGAAGGTCATTTGCGATGACTTGCTCGGGCATCCATTGCCACTGCTCGCGACACGCTTCGAACATGCCGCGCCGGACTACCGCGACAGTTACGCTGAGCATTTCGATGCGCCGCTGCACTTCGGTGCCGGGGACAATGCGTTCGCCTTCGAGCGCCAATGGCTGGACCAACCGCTGCCATTGGCCGACAGCATTACCCATCAAGCCATGGCCGAGCGCTGCCGCAAGCAGAATCTGGAGTTCACCGGACGCCAGGCTTGGCTCGGGCGGATTCGGCAGTTGCTCAGCGCGCAGTTGAACGCCGCGCCAGGGCTCGACGGTCTGGCGCAGCAAATGAAATGCTCGCCGCGCACTTTGCGCAGGCACCTCAAGGACATGGGCAGCAGCTACCAGGAACTGCTCGATGAGCTGCGTTTCGAGCGGGCCAAGCAGATGCTGTGTGAGGATCAGTTGCCGATCTACCGCATTGCCGAGACCCTGGGCTTCAGCGAGACCGCGAGTTTCCGCCATGCGTTTGTGCGCTGGAGCGGTGTGGCGCCGAGCCAGTTTCGCCCACACTGA
- a CDS encoding DUF3299 domain-containing protein — protein sequence MRRLLLTLLLLGSGLAHAGELPETDWLELMPKSDQKALEAMPEIDHNTPEATGTFTEKGGMKQAKGLPAVMYSTKTVASMNDKHIRIGGYPVPLESDAKGRSTLFFLVPYPGACIHVPPPPPNQLVLVRYPKGLKLDDIYTPLWVTGTLKIEKVSNDLADAAYALEADKVRVVQEADL from the coding sequence ATGCGCCGTCTTTTGTTGACTCTCCTCTTGCTGGGCAGCGGTTTGGCCCACGCCGGCGAACTGCCGGAAACCGACTGGCTCGAACTGATGCCCAAGTCGGATCAGAAAGCCCTCGAGGCCATGCCTGAAATCGACCACAACACCCCGGAAGCCACCGGCACCTTCACCGAGAAGGGCGGGATGAAGCAGGCCAAAGGTCTGCCGGCGGTGATGTACTCGACCAAAACCGTGGCGTCGATGAACGACAAGCACATCCGCATCGGGGGTTACCCGGTGCCGCTAGAGTCCGACGCCAAGGGCCGCAGCACGCTGTTCTTCCTGGTGCCGTACCCGGGCGCGTGCATCCACGTGCCGCCACCGCCGCCGAATCAACTGGTGCTGGTGCGCTATCCGAAGGGTTTGAAGCTGGACGATATCTACACGCCGTTGTGGGTGACCGGCACGCTGAAAATCGAGAAGGTCAGCAACGACCTGGCCGATGCGGCATATGCGCTGGAGGCGGACAAGGTGCGGGTGGTGCAGGAAGCTGATCTCTAA
- a CDS encoding alanine/glycine:cation symporter family protein, translating to MLEVINDFLSGKVLIVLIVGLGSYFTIRSRFVQLRHFFHMFAVFRDSLKGSAGQLSSFQALMLSLAGRVGAGNIAGVGIAVTLGGPGAVFWMWVTALVGMSSSFFECTLAQVYKRADGDGLYRGGPAYYIQHGLKLKGMAVVFSILLLVTYGFAFIGLQSYTVTHSLQNAFEFDPRHTGIVLAVLLAITFIGGIKRIASVSDLLVPIKTLAYIGVTLYVIGTQIEHVPAMLETIFKSAFGLDPAFAGLLGSAIVMGVKRGVFANEAGLGSAPNVAAVAAVKHPGAQGVVQAFSVFLDTFVICTCTALLILLSGFYTPGFEGDGIVLTQNSLAAVVGDWGRMFVSVALSLFVFTCILYNYYLGENSLQFLTRNRAALMIFRGLVLALVVWGSMQDLTTVFAFADITMTCLAFVNLVALAMLFKVGMRVMRDYDEQRRAGVKQPVFDSSKFLDLDLDRNAWPANPPAAAGKTEAEPQGVPAAQR from the coding sequence ATGCTCGAAGTCATCAACGACTTCCTCTCAGGGAAAGTACTGATCGTGCTCATTGTCGGGCTCGGTAGCTACTTCACGATTCGCTCGCGTTTCGTTCAACTGCGCCACTTCTTCCACATGTTTGCGGTGTTCCGCGACAGCCTCAAAGGCAGCGCCGGGCAACTCAGCTCGTTCCAGGCCTTGATGCTCAGCCTCGCCGGCCGCGTAGGCGCGGGTAACATCGCCGGTGTCGGCATCGCCGTGACCCTAGGTGGTCCGGGTGCGGTGTTCTGGATGTGGGTGACCGCACTGGTCGGCATGTCCAGCAGCTTCTTCGAGTGCACCCTGGCCCAGGTCTACAAGCGCGCCGATGGCGACGGCCTGTACCGCGGCGGCCCGGCTTACTACATCCAGCACGGCCTGAAGCTCAAAGGCATGGCGGTGGTGTTCTCCATCCTGCTGCTGGTCACCTATGGCTTCGCCTTCATTGGTCTGCAGTCCTACACCGTGACGCATTCGCTGCAGAACGCCTTTGAGTTCGACCCACGCCACACCGGTATCGTCTTGGCCGTGCTGCTGGCCATCACCTTCATCGGCGGCATCAAGCGCATCGCTTCGGTGTCCGATCTGCTGGTACCGATCAAGACCCTGGCCTATATCGGCGTGACCCTGTACGTGATCGGCACCCAGATCGAACACGTGCCAGCCATGCTGGAAACCATCTTCAAAAGCGCCTTCGGTCTCGACCCGGCCTTTGCCGGTCTGCTCGGCAGCGCCATCGTCATGGGCGTGAAGCGTGGCGTATTCGCCAACGAAGCGGGCCTGGGCAGTGCGCCGAACGTCGCCGCCGTGGCGGCCGTCAAGCACCCGGGCGCGCAGGGCGTGGTCCAGGCGTTCAGCGTGTTCCTCGACACCTTCGTGATCTGCACCTGCACCGCGCTGCTGATTCTGCTGTCGGGCTTCTACACCCCGGGTTTCGAAGGTGACGGCATTGTCCTGACCCAGAACTCGCTGGCCGCGGTGGTTGGTGACTGGGGTCGCATGTTCGTCAGCGTCGCGCTGTCGCTGTTCGTCTTCACGTGCATTCTCTACAACTACTATCTGGGCGAGAACAGCCTGCAATTCCTCACCCGCAACCGCGCCGCACTGATGATTTTCCGCGGTCTGGTGCTGGCCCTGGTGGTGTGGGGTTCGATGCAGGACCTCACGACCGTATTCGCCTTTGCCGACATCACCATGACCTGCCTGGCGTTCGTTAACCTGGTGGCCTTGGCCATGCTGTTCAAGGTCGGCATGCGCGTCATGCGCGACTACGATGAGCAGCGTCGCGCCGGCGTCAAGCAGCCGGTGTTCGACTCGAGCAAGTTCCTCGATCTGGATCTGGATCGCAACGCCTGGCCGGCCAACCCGCCAGCAGCTGCAGGCAAGACCGAAGCCGAGCCGCAAGGCGTACCTGCCGCGCAACGCTGA
- a CDS encoding LysR substrate-binding domain-containing protein yields MNLESKWLEDFSALAATRSFSQAAERRFVTQPAFSRRIRSLEAALGLTLVNRSRTPVELTAAGQLFLVTARTVVEQLGEVLRHLHHLEGGQGEVIQVAAAHSLALGFFPRWIAQLRNDGLNIATRLVATNVGDAVHALREGGCDLMLAFYDPDSAMQMDPEIFPSLHLGQTEMLPVCAADAEGKPLFDLEGEASVPLLAYSAGAFLGRSVNGLLRQRQLRFTTIYETAMADSLKSMALEGLGIAWVPQLSVRAELARGELVVCGGPQWHVPLEIRLYRCALVRKANVRLLWRKLEGGAAQSS; encoded by the coding sequence ATGAATCTGGAAAGCAAATGGCTCGAGGACTTCAGTGCTCTGGCCGCCACCCGAAGCTTCTCGCAGGCGGCAGAACGGCGTTTCGTGACCCAGCCGGCGTTCAGTCGGCGGATCCGCAGCCTTGAAGCTGCACTGGGCCTGACGCTGGTCAATCGCTCGCGTACGCCGGTTGAGCTGACGGCGGCAGGGCAGCTGTTTCTGGTGACCGCACGCACCGTGGTTGAACAGCTCGGCGAAGTGCTGCGCCATCTGCACCATCTGGAAGGCGGGCAGGGTGAAGTCATTCAAGTCGCGGCGGCACACTCGCTGGCGCTGGGTTTTTTCCCGCGCTGGATCGCGCAGTTGCGCAACGACGGCCTGAACATCGCCACGCGGCTGGTGGCAACCAACGTCGGCGACGCGGTGCACGCCTTGCGCGAGGGCGGTTGCGATCTGATGCTGGCGTTCTACGACCCGGATTCGGCGATGCAGATGGACCCGGAAATCTTCCCGTCGCTGCATCTGGGCCAGACCGAAATGCTCCCGGTGTGCGCGGCGGATGCCGAGGGCAAACCGTTGTTCGACCTGGAGGGCGAGGCAAGCGTGCCGCTGCTGGCCTACAGCGCCGGGGCGTTCCTCGGGCGTTCGGTGAACGGTCTGCTGCGCCAGCGCCAGTTGCGCTTCACCACGATCTACGAAACCGCCATGGCCGACAGCCTGAAAAGCATGGCGCTGGAAGGCCTCGGCATCGCCTGGGTGCCGCAACTGAGCGTGCGCGCCGAGTTGGCCCGTGGCGAACTGGTGGTCTGCGGCGGTCCGCAATGGCATGTGCCGCTGGAGATTCGCCTGTATCGCTGCGCCCTGGTGCGCAAGGCCAACGTGCGATTGCTGTGGCGCAAGCTCGAAGGCGGCGCTGCACAATCCTCCTGA
- a CDS encoding asparaginase — protein MIANSYPAAQHVMVLYTGGTIGMQASANGLAPASGFEARMREYLHSQPELIVPQWHFREMSPLIDSANMTPAYWQQLREAVVDAVDVQGCDSVLILHGTDTLAYSAAAMSFQLLGLNARVCFTGSMLPAGVTDSDAWENLSGALVALGQGLAPGVHLYFHGELLAPTRCAKVRSFGRHPFKRLERQGGGLKAPSIPASLHYNQPKQLAKVAVLPLFPGISAEVLDGMLDSGIQGLVLECYGSGTGPSDNPEFLASLGRARDNGVVVVAVTQCHEGGVELDVYEAGSRLRGAGVLSGGGMTREAAFGKLHGLLGAGLDIALVRQLMVLDLCGELTSAQD, from the coding sequence ATGATTGCCAACTCTTATCCCGCCGCCCAACACGTCATGGTGCTCTACACCGGTGGCACCATCGGCATGCAGGCCAGCGCCAACGGTCTGGCCCCGGCGTCCGGTTTCGAAGCGCGCATGCGCGAATATCTGCACAGTCAGCCGGAGCTGATCGTGCCGCAGTGGCACTTCCGCGAGATGTCGCCGCTGATCGACAGCGCCAACATGACCCCGGCCTACTGGCAGCAGCTGCGCGAGGCGGTGGTCGATGCGGTCGACGTCCAGGGTTGCGACAGCGTATTGATCCTGCATGGCACCGACACGCTGGCGTACAGCGCGGCGGCGATGAGCTTTCAACTGCTTGGCCTGAATGCTCGCGTGTGCTTCACCGGTTCGATGCTGCCCGCCGGCGTTACCGACAGCGATGCCTGGGAAAACCTCAGTGGCGCACTGGTCGCTCTCGGCCAGGGGCTGGCGCCCGGCGTGCATTTGTACTTCCACGGCGAACTGCTGGCGCCGACCCGTTGCGCGAAGGTGCGCAGCTTCGGCCGGCATCCGTTCAAGCGTCTGGAGCGTCAGGGCGGCGGTCTCAAAGCCCCTTCGATTCCAGCGTCGTTGCACTACAACCAGCCGAAACAACTGGCCAAGGTTGCCGTGCTGCCACTGTTCCCCGGCATCAGTGCCGAGGTGCTCGACGGCATGCTCGATAGCGGCATTCAAGGACTGGTGCTGGAGTGCTACGGCAGCGGCACCGGGCCGAGCGATAACCCAGAGTTCCTCGCCAGCCTTGGTCGGGCACGGGATAACGGTGTTGTGGTGGTAGCGGTCACGCAGTGCCATGAAGGTGGCGTCGAGCTGGATGTGTATGAGGCGGGTAGTCGTTTACGCGGTGCTGGTGTGCTGTCCGGCGGAGGCATGACCCGGGAAGCGGCGTTCGGCAAGTTGCATGGACTGCTAGGTGCAGGGCTGGACATCGCACTAGTGCGCCAGCTAATGGTGTTGGATCTTTGTGGCGAGCTGACATCAGCGCAAGACTAA
- the aspA gene encoding aspartate ammonia-lyase produces MSSAASFRTETDLLGALDVPAQAYYGIQTLRAVNNFRLSGVPISHYPKLVVGLAMVKQAAADANRELGHLSEAKHAAISEACARLIRGDYHEEFVVDMIQGGAGTSTNMNANEVIANIALEAMGHQKGEYQYLHPNDDVNMAQSTNDAYPTAIRLGLLLGHDTLLASLDSLIQAFAAKGKEFDHVLKMGRTQLQDAVPMTLGQEFRAFATTMGEDLARLKTLAPELLTEVNLGGTAIGTGINADPRYQALAVQRLALISGQPLVPAADLIEATSDMGAFVLFSGMLKRTAVKLSKICNDLRLLSSGPRTGINEINLPARQPGSSIMPGKVNPVIPEAVNQVAFQVIGNDLALTMAAEGGQLQLNVMEPLIAFKIFDSIRLLQRAMDMLREHCIVGITANEARCRELVEHSIGLVTALNPYIGYKNATRIAGLALESGRGVLELVREEGLLDEAMLADILRPENMIAPRLVPLKA; encoded by the coding sequence ATGTCCTCCGCTGCATCTTTCCGCACAGAAACCGACCTGCTTGGCGCCCTCGACGTACCGGCGCAAGCGTATTACGGCATCCAGACCCTGCGAGCGGTGAATAACTTCCGTCTCTCCGGTGTTCCGATTTCGCATTACCCGAAACTGGTTGTGGGCCTGGCGATGGTCAAACAGGCCGCCGCTGACGCCAACCGCGAGTTGGGTCACCTGAGCGAAGCCAAGCACGCTGCCATCAGCGAAGCCTGCGCCCGATTGATCCGCGGTGATTACCACGAAGAGTTCGTGGTCGACATGATTCAAGGTGGCGCCGGTACATCCACCAACATGAACGCCAACGAAGTGATCGCCAACATTGCGCTCGAAGCAATGGGTCACCAGAAAGGCGAGTACCAGTACCTGCACCCGAACGACGACGTGAACATGGCGCAGTCGACCAACGACGCTTATCCGACGGCCATTCGCCTGGGCCTGCTGCTCGGTCACGACACCCTGCTGGCCAGTCTCGACAGCCTGATCCAGGCATTCGCGGCGAAGGGCAAAGAGTTCGATCACGTCCTGAAAATGGGCCGTACCCAACTGCAAGACGCCGTGCCGATGACCCTCGGTCAGGAATTCCGTGCCTTCGCCACCACCATGGGCGAAGACCTGGCCCGTCTGAAGACGCTGGCCCCGGAACTGCTCACCGAAGTGAACCTGGGCGGCACTGCGATCGGTACCGGCATCAACGCCGACCCGCGTTATCAAGCGCTGGCGGTACAGCGTCTGGCGCTGATCAGCGGTCAACCGCTGGTGCCGGCGGCTGACCTGATCGAAGCGACGTCCGACATGGGCGCCTTCGTGTTGTTCTCCGGCATGCTCAAGCGCACGGCGGTCAAGCTGTCGAAGATCTGCAACGACCTGCGCCTGCTGTCCAGCGGCCCGCGCACCGGCATCAATGAAATCAACCTGCCGGCGCGTCAGCCAGGCAGCTCGATCATGCCTGGCAAGGTCAACCCGGTCATCCCGGAAGCGGTAAACCAGGTGGCGTTCCAGGTCATCGGTAACGACCTGGCGCTGACCATGGCGGCCGAAGGCGGCCAACTGCAACTGAACGTGATGGAGCCGCTGATCGCTTTCAAGATCTTCGACTCGATCCGCCTGCTGCAACGCGCCATGGACATGCTGCGCGAGCACTGCATCGTCGGCATCACCGCCAACGAAGCGCGCTGCCGCGAACTGGTCGAACACTCGATCGGGCTGGTCACCGCACTGAACCCGTACATCGGCTACAAAAACGCCACGCGCATCGCCGGCCTCGCCCTGGAAAGCGGCCGCGGCGTGCTGGAATTGGTCCGCGAAGAAGGCCTGCTCGACGAAGCCATGCTCGCCGACATCCTGCGCCCGGAAAACATGATTGCCCCGCGTCTGGTTCCGCTCAAAGCCTGA
- the purE gene encoding 5-(carboxyamino)imidazole ribonucleotide mutase: MSALVGVIMGSKSDWSTLSHTADMLEKLGIPYEVKVVSAHRTPDLLFQYAEEAEGRGIEVIIAGAGGAAHLPGMCAAKTHLPVLGVPVQSAMLSGVDSLLSIVQMPAGIPVATLAIGKAGAINAALLSASILGARHPQFHAVLKTFRAEQTDSVLDNPDPRIA, encoded by the coding sequence ATGAGTGCACTGGTTGGCGTGATCATGGGCTCCAAGTCCGATTGGTCCACCCTTAGCCACACCGCCGATATGCTGGAAAAGCTCGGCATCCCGTACGAGGTCAAAGTGGTCTCTGCCCACCGCACCCCGGATCTGCTGTTCCAGTACGCCGAAGAGGCTGAAGGCCGTGGCATCGAGGTAATCATTGCTGGTGCCGGTGGCGCTGCCCACTTGCCGGGCATGTGTGCGGCCAAGACCCACCTGCCGGTGCTGGGCGTGCCGGTCCAGTCGGCCATGCTCTCGGGCGTCGATTCGCTGCTGTCGATCGTGCAGATGCCGGCAGGCATTCCGGTCGCCACCCTGGCCATCGGCAAGGCTGGCGCGATCAACGCCGCGCTGCTCTCGGCGAGCATCCTGGGCGCCAGGCACCCGCAGTTCCACGCGGTACTGAAAACCTTCCGTGCCGAGCAGACAGACAGCGTCCTGGACAATCCAGACCCACGTATTGCCTGA